The Montipora foliosa isolate CH-2021 chromosome 1, ASM3666993v2, whole genome shotgun sequence genome has a window encoding:
- the LOC138005244 gene encoding protein NYNRIN-like, producing MSETSVTQPTQVPLELREMIISSTEEDPPTRDTQKTTHTTLPTHSLPDIREMQMADPTIRRFHFYWSRNQKPTPQERRRETKDTLTLLNQWDKISEENGVMYRTLQDPSSGHRKQLVLPQALKEKILTSLHDDMGHQGLERTLHLIRDRCYLPRMNNDVEVWIKKCERCTLSKQPLPRIRPAMGHLLATKPLEVLAIDFTVLEPATDGRENVLVMTDVFTKFTHAVPTKDQRASTTAKVLLKEWFFKYGVPLRIHSDQGRSFENVLITELCKLYDIKKSRTTPYHPQGNAQCERFNRTMHNLLRSLPPEKKRKWPEHLPELLYAYNAVPHASTSYSPYYLMFLRDPRLPADLLLGTEDADQPEIDWLAAHKERLRDAYLKAGEQLRHQADVRKAANDKKSYDPPVEKGQFVYLRSHPKGRNKIQDAWDPTLYQVENAPRPDGVVYTVVPAHSNGPAKRVHRTLMRPCEKTVRPSPVTSPASHSNSSSSRTTGRIVNPVLGDDKSIVMRRQPRNAMNVAVPPDPALLVPEPEGIPEQNPTETAAGPPDPFEPAVPVLPDPEQPHEDMPGPNEIPAEPQAAELPMDPTDPVAEAEDGPVRRSTRKTAGQHPNPHREPRSAANNSVTVANKDFPLYFILLIWAIAYSFW from the coding sequence ATGAGTGAGACAAGTGTCACGCAACCCACCCAAGTACCACTTGAATTGAGAGAAATGATTATCAGTAGCACAGAAGAAGACCCACCTACCAGGGATACCCAGAAGACAACTCACACCACCCTGCCTACCCACAGCCTGCCTGACATAAGAGAAATGCAGATGGCAGATCCCACCATTAGACGTTTTCACTTCTACTGGTCAAGAAATCAGAAACCTACCCCTCAAGAAAGAAGACGGGAAACGAAAGACACTTTGACATTGCTTAACCAATGGGACAAGATCTCAGAAGAGAATGGAGTGATGTACCGTACCCTCCAAGATCCAAGCTCTGGACACCGTAAACAATTAGTCCTTCCCCAGGCCCTAAAGGAGAAGATTCTCACTAGTCTACATGACGATATGGGACACCAAGGACTCGAACGTACCCTACACCTTATTAGAGATCGCTGTTATTTGCCGCGAATGAACAATGATGTGGAAGTCTGGATCAAGAAGTGTGAGCGCTGTACCTTGTCTAAACAACCTCTTCCCCGCATCCGTCCAGCAATGGGACATCTCCTGGCCACTAAACCATTAGAAGTTCTTGCTATTGACTTCACCGTCCTTGAGCCAGCCACAGACGGCAGAGAGAATGTTCTCGTCATGACTGATGTTTTCACCAAATTTACACATGCAGTCCCAACTAAAGATCAGCGAGCAAGTACTACAGCAAAGGTTCTACTGAAAGAATGGTTTTTCAAGTATGGTGTGCCCTTGAGGATCCACTCAGATCAAGGACGAAGTTTTGAGAATGTACTAATCACTGAACTTTGTAAGTTGTACGACATTAAGAAGTCGCGCACCACTCCTTACCACCCACAAGGGAACGCTCAGTGTGAGAGATTTAACCGAACCATGCATAATTTGTTGCGATCGTTACCAccagagaagaagagaaaatggcCCGAACATCTGCCAGAATTATTGTACGCCTACAATGCAGTACCTCACGCCTCAACTAGCTACTCACCTTACTACCTGATGTTTCTAAGGGACCCGAGATTGCCTGCCGACCTACTACTCGGAACAGAAGATGCTGACCAACCGGAGATAGACTGGCTTGCCGCTCACAAGGAACGCCTCAGAGATGCATACCTCAAAGCAGGGGAGCAACTCAGACACCAAGCAGATGTACGGAAAGCTGCAAATGACAAGAAAAGCTATGACCCACCAGTTGAGAAAGGACAGTTTGTGTACCTCCGCAGCCACCCAAAGGGGAGAAACAAGATCCAAGATGCATGGGATCCAACCCTGTATCAGGTTGAAAATGCACCCAGACCTGACGGAGTAGTTTATACAGTTGTACCGGCCCACAGCAATGGACCAGCTAAGAGAGTGCACCGAACCCTGATGAGACCTTGTGAAAAGACAGTACGGCCATCTCCAGTCACAAGTCCTGCAAGTCATTCAAATTCCTCCAGTTCCAGAACCACTGGCAGAATTGTAAATCCAGTACTTGGAGATGACAAGTCTATTGTAATGAGGAGACAGCCCCGTAATGCTATGAATGTTGCAGTTCCCCCAGACCCAGCATTGCTAGTTCCAGAACCTGAAGGAATTCCAGAGCAGAACCCCACGGAGACTGCTGCAGGACCTCCAGACCCCTTCGAGCCTGCAGTTCCAGTACTACCAGACCCAGAACAGCCCCATGAGGACATGCCAGGACCCAATGAAATTCCAGCAGAACCCCAAGCAGCAGAATTGCCTATGGACCCAACGGATCCTGTTGCAGAAGCAGAAGACGGCCCAGTTAGGCGTTCAACCCGCAAGACAGCAGGACAGCACCCCAACCCCCACAGGGAGCCCAGATCAGCAGCAAACAATTCAGTGACTGTTGCTAATAAGGACTTTCCGCTGTACTTCATTTTACTTATATGGGCAATAGCATATAGCTTTTGGTAG
- the LOC138005318 gene encoding death domain-containing ATP nucleosidase-like, which produces MADVVVPAPDSTPEAIRPGNPPELDRGQLKPANLQIKSLPWKDVERPIDILLLTAKDCEFYSCLQYCLNPGYFKSYNRAVGYVYFGKMGEGETKLKIAVIQCNVGSAVPSGSAVVVPDAVRMLRPKAVFCVGYCGGLNKEKVKLGDVVISARLATYAPIKVNEDGVIERGVRVPSSTGLADLTRNADRGWKAPLEEGSELEVKVHKDALLLSGPEVVNSEERRDELIKRYPDAIAIEMEGEGLYTAAHKLNVEWVVIKGVSDFAAKKSSTDTWRPFASAMAASITAHILREASVFQDWPHCA; this is translated from the exons atggcagACGTTGTGGTCCCTGCGCCGGACAGCACCCCTGAAGCTATCCGCCCTGGAAACCCTCCAGAGCTTGATCGGGGGCAACTTAAACCCGCCAACCTACAAATAAAATCCTTGCCTTGGAAAGATGTTGAACGCCCGATCGATATCTTGTTGCTTACCGCAAAGGACTGTGAATTTTACAGTTGCCTTCAATATTGCCTGAATCCTGGTTACTTCAAGAGTTATAACAGGGCCGTTGGGTATGTGTACTTCGGGAAAATGGGAGAAGGAGAAACGAAGCTTAAAATAGCTGTTATTCAGTGCAATGTGGGATCCGCCGTTCCTTCGGGATCTGCAGTTGTTGTTCCAGATGCCGTAAGAATGCTTCGCCCCAAAGCTGTGTTTTGCGTTGGTTACTGTGGTGGGCTAAACAAGGAGAAAGTCAAGTTAGGGGATGTGGTAATCTCGGCGAGGTTAGCGACATACGCACCCATTAAAGTTAACGAGGATGGGGTCATTGAGCGCGGCGTTCGAGTACCGTCAAGCACAGGGCTCGCCGACCTGACGAGAAATGCCGATCGTGGTTGGAAGGCACCTTTGGAAGAAGGAAGCGAATTAGAAGTGAAGGTACACAAGGATGCCTTGCTTTTGAGCGGTCCAGAGGTGGTTAATAGCGAGGAAAGGCGCGACGAACTGATCAAGAGATATCCTGATGCTATTGCCATTGAAATGGAAGGCGAAG GTCTGTACACTGCAGCACATAAACTGAACGTGGAATGGGTTGTAATAAAAGGCGTCTCGGACTTCGCAGCAAAGAAATCTTCAACAGATACTTGGAGGCCGTTCGCTAGTGCAATGGCAGCTTCAATTACAGCTCATATTTTAAGAGAGGCCTCTGTCTTCCAAGATTGGCCTCACTGTGCATGA
- the LOC138005279 gene encoding uncharacterized protein codes for MRKESEPPELNVTLLKNENVPKRTVPWNQMQIPIDILIVTTKDCEFLSCLSTLNPGFCKSYQDKLGFVYFGNTGEDVLQPLKIAVMKCGDVSGGCIIVKNAVEALRPKAVFNVGFCGSLNEEKATLGDVVVSAKLITYAPSKVTSTGIQERGVSVPPKRNVANLVRCVGYGWEAPLKDPEKFTVHVVSDGVFLSGPEVVASAKRRDELRRRFLQAIAIETVGEGLHAAAHDLDIEWIIVKGVSNYADERDLKKDSWQRFASVMAANLTAEILNDAEVFRSWPHYGSNVVHQVPCDERPFIPRAEPSPVVASSITVKPGQPTLEELEELSLEVMDKWEKVARRLGFKEPQICAFRTQNKDLSEQAYKMLLAWKQKQGVTGSYEALYDALCHRLVGCNDVAQRFCCIVSVDL; via the exons ATGAGAAAAGAAAGCGAACCACCCGAGTTAAATGTTACCTTACTAAAGAACGAGAATGTTCCCAAGAGGACAGTTCCTTGGAATCAGATGCAAATTCCGATCGACATTCTGATAGTCACAACGAAGGACTGTGAATTCTTGAGCTGCCTTTCGACTCTAAATCCTGGTTTCTGCAAGAGTTACCAAGATAAACTAGGATTCGTGTATTTTGGTAATACAGGTGAAGATGTATTGCAACCTCTAAAAATTGCCGTGATGAAGTGTGGCGATGTTTCCGGAGGCTGCATCATTGTAAAAAATGCGGTGGAAGCTTTGAGGCCCAAAGCTGTTTTTAATGTGGGATTCTGTGGTAGTTTGAATGAAGAAAAAGCTACACTAGGAGACGTGGTAGTTTCGGCAAAGTTGATAACATACGCGCCCTCAAAAGTTACATCTACCGGCATCCAAGAACGTGGAGTAAGTGTTCCGCCGAAGAGAAACGTTGCTAATCTTGTACGATGCGTTGGCTACGGATGGGAAGCCCCTCTTAAAGATCCAGAAAAATTTACTGTTCACGTCGTCAGTGATGGCGTGTTTCTGAGCGGTCCAGAGGTGGTTGCGAGCGCAAAACGGCGTGATGAACTCCGCCGGCGATTTCTTCAAGCCATTGCTATTGAAACAGTTGGTGAAG GTCTCCATGCTGCGGCTCATGATCTAGATATTGAATGGATCATTGTCAAAGGCGTCTCTAACTACGCAGATGAGCGGGACTTGAAAAAGGATTCCTGGCAACGTTTTGCCAGTGTAATGGCAGCTAACTTAACCGCCGAGATTCTCAACGATGCCGAAGTTTTCAGAAGCTGGCCTCATTATGGCA GTAATGTCGTGCATCAAGTGCCTTGTGATGAGCGGCCATTTATACCACGTGCTGAACCCTCGCCGGTTGTAGCTTCTAGTATCACAG TCAAGCCAGGACAGCCGACACTGGAAGAGCTAGAAGAGTTATCCTTGGAGGTGATGGACAAATGGGAAAAGGTAGCACGTCGTCTCGGATTCAAAGAACCCCAAATATGTGCATTTCGTACGCAAAACAAGGATTTGTCAGAACAAGCGTATAAGATGTTGCTGGCCTGGAAGCAAAAGCAAGGAGTTACCGGTTCTTATGAGGCGTTGTACGATGCTTTGTGCCATCGTCTCGTTGGCTGTAATGACGTAGCTCAACGATTTTGTTGTATTGTTTCAGTCGATCTATGA
- the LOC138005340 gene encoding uncharacterized protein, with protein MEDLYKSIEAKLQLLTFTNGQTSDAVKKENFASVERLKTTLAKKVDEVHDLKVRVQELRFEEGDDGEEILKWSTDLEEKLSVFEKAIDNLGSKIKTFRSAALENEKKREEDEAAVIREKKFQEEMRFEKEKLEQKLKYEARIEENRKCQIKEQSINAKLPKLQITRFNGTHTDWLRFWNQFKAEIDSADVPQITKFSYLKELLEPRVRTTVDGLPFTIEGYERAKSILNTNYGKVSEIVNAYVNNVMSLPAIHGTNPNKIMEFYQKLSPNLQALETMGKLKEINGYVRMTLDKLEGIKGDLVRTDDNWQEWDFPKLLEALRKWTERNPPKLEDKYQQEKPTLPKPPRSRTYQANQQDPRRKPCVYCDNSSHQSINCDKVTTIQERRRLLNVKQLCFNCTGANHKASECRSTSTCRICKRRHHSSICEKTSQHQEHMLVATGRGAVIYPVVVVNVGGIHCRALLDTGAGSSYASAALLDRLRKQPVRKELKRIEMMMQATTREIEIHEVVVKSLSGAFQLRTEVTKVNRGVLLSLGNPGYKDMIGRYHHLKGVEMDDIDTKRDLPVHLILGASEYAQVKTETTPRIGKPGEPIAEWTRLGWTILSPGSEPNLTSMFLTQTSAVDYENLCRLDVLGLQDHSVGDQDLVYEEFKEQLLRDPEGWYETGLLWKGNHPPLPNNKPGSLKRLENLVKKLEKQPGMLEKYDEIIRDQLAQGIVERAEGEPEGNEFYIPHKPVVRETAESTKIRIVYDASARAYHQAPSLNDCLETGPPLQNKLWSVLTRNRFQPVALAGDLRQAFLQVRIREEDRDAMRFHWLRDLESKEVETLRFTRALFGMSTSPFLLGGVIEQHLNNLQHKYPDTVEEIRRSLYVDDLISGDKTIARAQHLKEMSQTIFREAKFELHKWHSNVTILERPEYREEGPEEQQSSQGCEAQTYAKDQLGVKGGETKLLGVRWNKATDKIQISFPEAIENVTKREVLGKLAKIYDPLGLASPITLEGKMLYRQACELRIPWDQELPRKQTASWKTWEGNLPEIIEAPRSIVQYQEEITSINLHAFGDASSQGLSAAVYAVSHQPSGISQGLVAAKSRLAKKGLTIPRLELVAGHMATNLVHNVKQALQGFSVTSVHCWLDSTVALHWIKGGGEYKQFVSNRVRKIQDKEYIHWRHVGSKENPADLGSRGGKAGECADLWFQGPSWLPYPENWPSDIVTSPSKETQAEAKVIKEVLAVAIADDKELDQLLQKWDLWRAVRICSWITRFIQNCKLKHQQKISGPLNTAEINRRIEFWVRDTQVRCLNTASFKEDQLRLNLQKNEDGLYECRGRIQGDYPIYLPESALFTKKLVMHLHTQTLHGGVGMTMAKVREKYWVPRLPRLTKQVIRGCHGCKRFQVAALPNPPTGNLPKERTAGSVPFKFIGVDFAGPIKYLSKTKKEMKAYIVLYACSLTRAVYLDLLPSQSTDEFLSSLKRFISRRGRPEKIFSDNGKTFVAAAKWLRNVMKDERLNDFLARQEITWQFNLSRAPWWGGQFERLIGVVKQSLYKSIGNGNLRWHELEEVILDVERIVNDRPLDYVEDDVQMPILTPSVMLFGQPNQLPEEDPSNMEDDSLRKRAKYLRRCKEVLWLRWKNEYLKSLRERHNLNQKTKETALTPGDVVLIKGEERNRGLWRIGVVDKLIPGRDGIVRAVRLRAGKSFLERPVQHLYPLELSCDRNTQEGTARLNARASEFQPRRAAVSARQRIAAIAEDELNEN; from the coding sequence ATGGAAGACCTTTACAAATCAATAGAGGCGAAACTACAACTTCTCACCTTTACGAATGGACAGACAAGCGACGCGGTGAAAAAGGAAAACTTCGCATCAGTAGAGAGATTGAAAACAACTCTAGCTAAGAAAGTGGACGAAGTTCATGACCTCAAGGTAAGAGTACAAGAATTGAGGTTCGAAGAGGGGGATGACGGAGAAGAAATCTTAAAATGGAGCACAGACCTTGAAGAAAAATTAAGCGTGTTTGAAAAGGCCATTGACAACCTCGGGTCAAAAATTAAGACGTTCAGGAGCGCGGCGctcgaaaacgaaaagaaaagggAGGAAGATGAAGCAGCTGTAATTAGagaaaagaaatttcaagaaGAGATgcgttttgaaaaggaaaaattagagcAGAAACTTAAATACGAGGCGAGAATCGAAGAAAACCGAAAATGCCAGATTAAAGAACAATCAATCAACGCGAAGCTGCCCAAATTACAAATTACAAGGTTCAATGGCACGCATACAGATTGGCTGAGGTTTTGGAACCAGTTCAAAGCAGAAATTGACTCGGCTGATGTGCcccaaatcaccaaattttcttatctgaaggagctgctggagCCACGGGTTAGAACAACAGTTGACGGCCTACCCTTTACTATAGAAGGCTACGAGAGGGCGAAAAGCATTTTGAACACTAATTATGGAAAGGTTAGCGAAATAGTTAACGCGTATGTAAACAACGTAATGTCTTTGCCCGCTATCCATGGAACGAACCCCAACAAAATCATGGAATTTTACCAGAAGTTGTCCCCAAATCTTCAAGCATTGGAGACTATGGGTAAATTAAAGGAAATCAATGGTTACGTTCGAATGACGCTCGACAAGTTGGAGGGTATAAAAGGTGACCTGGTGCGCACTGATGACAACTGGCAGGAATGGGATTTTCCGAAACTACTTGAAGCCTTGCGCAAGTGGACAGAAAGAAACCCTCCGAAATTGGAAGATAAATAtcagcaagaaaaaccaacGCTGCCTAAGCCACCTCGATCAAGGACGTACCAGGCCAACCAACAAGACCCCAGAAGAAAGCCATGCGTTTACTGCGATAATTCATCTCACCAGTCCATCAACTGCGATAAGGTCACCACGATACAAGAACGAAGGAGACTGTTGAAcgtaaaacaactttgtttcaATTGTACTGGTGCAAATCATAAGGCCTCAGAATGTCGCAGCACTTCCACCTGCAGAATTTGCAAACGGCGTCATCATTCATCTATCTGTGAGAAAACATCTCAGCATCAAGAACATATGTTAGTGGCAACCGGAAGAGGCGCGGTTATCTATCCAGTCGTTGTAGTTAACGTGGGAGGGATACATTGTCGTGCCCTACTTGATACCGGTGCTGGGAGCTCATATGCTTCTGCCGCATTACTCGACCGACTAAGGAAACAACCAGTGCGAAAAGAGCTGAAACGAATCGAAATGATGATGCAGGCAACAACAAGAGAGATTGAAATCCATGAAGTCGTCGTTAAGAGCTTATCAGGTGCATTTCAGCTTCGGACCGAGGTAACCAAAGTAAATCGTGGTGTCCTGCTCAGCTTAGGCAACCCGGGATACAAGGACATGATTGGACGATACCATCATCTGAAAGGGGTAGAAATGGACGACATCGATACGAAAAGGGATTTACCAGTTCACCTTATCCTTGGTGCCAGCGAGTACGCTCAAGTCAAAACAGAGACCACACCCAGAATCGGCAAACCCGGAGAACCCATCGCAGAATGGACGCGCCTGGGGTGGACTATCTTGTCACCCGGAAGTGAACCAAATCTCACCAGTATGTTCCTAACACAAACTTCCGCTGTTGACTACGAGAACCTCTGCAGACTTGACGTGCTCGGATTACAAGACCATTCGGTTGGCGATCAAGACCTTGTTTACGAAGAGTTCAAGGAGCAACTCTTAAGGGACCCAGAAGGATGGTACGAGACTGGCTTACTCTGGAAAGGCAACCATCCACCTCTTCCCAACAATAAGCCAGGAAGTCTGAAACGCCTGGAGAACCTCGTAAAGAAGCTGGAGAAGCAACCAGGGATGTTGGAAAAGTACGATGAAATCATCCGAGATCAACTAGCCCAAGGAATAGTCGAGCGTGCCGAAGGCGAACCAGAAGGCAACGAATTCTATATCCCACACAAACCAGTGGTGCGAGAGACGGCGGAGAGCACAAAAATCCGCATCGTTTATGATGCTTCTGCGCGAGCATACCACCAGGCCCCATCCCTCAACGATTGCCTTGAGACTGGGCCACCATTGCAGAACAAGCTCTGGAGTGTGCTGACAAGGAACCGCTTCCAACCAGTGGCATTAGCTGGAGACCTAAGGCAAGCCTTCTTGCAAGTGCGAATAAGAGAGGAAGACCGAGACGCAATGCGGTTTCATTGGTTGAGAGATTTGGAGAGCAAGGAAGTCGAAACCCTGCGTTTCACACGGGCGCTGTTCGGGATGTCAACGTCGCCATTTCTGTTGGGCGGAGTAATCGAACAGCATCTTAACAACCTCCAACACAAGTATCCAGACACAGTAGAGGAAATAAGAAGAAGCCTTTACGTCGATGACCTAATCAGCGGCGATAAAACGATCGCGCGTGCACAGCATTTAAAGGAAATGTCCCAGACCATCTTCAGAGAGGCAAAATTCGAGCTACATAAATGGCACTCTAATGTCACTATCTTGGAGCGGCCAGAATATCGAGAGGAAGGACCAGAAGAACAGCAGAGTTCTCAAGGATGCGAAGCCCAAACCTACGCCAAAGACCAGTTGGGTGTAAAAGGAGGAGAAACGAAATTGCTCGGTGTGCGCTGGAACAAGGCCACGGACAAAATCCAAATCAGCTTTCCGGAAGCGATCGAGAATGTCACCAAGAGAGAAGTCCTGGGGAAGTTAGCAAAGATATATGATCCCTTAGGGTTAGCATCGCCCATCACTCTGGAGGGAAAGATGCTCTACCGACAAGCGTGTGAGCTGCGAATTCCATGGGACCAAGAACTACCAAGGAAACAGACGGCCAGCTGGAAGACGTGGGAGGGAAATCTTCCCGAAATAATTGAAGCACCAAGAAGCATCGTTCAGTACCAGGAAGAAATAACCAGCATTAACCTCCACGCTTTCGGCGACGCAAGCAGCCAAGGCTTATCAGCAGCAGTATACGCTGTGTCTCATCAACCCTCAGGTATATCACAGGGACTCGTAGCCGCCAAGTCCAGGCTTGCAAAGAAGGGATTAACCATACCGAGGCTTGAACTGGTAGCCGGCCATATGGCTACTAATCTGGTGCACAACGTGAAACAAGCCCTACAAGGATTTTCCGTAACAAGTGTCCATTGCTGGCTAGATAGCACTGTTGCTCTCCACTGGATCAAGGGTGGTGGGGAGTACAAGCAATTCGTGAGTAATCGCGTCCGAAAAATCCAAGACAAGGAGTACATTCATTGGCGCCACGTGGGTTCAAAGGAAAACCCTGCCGATCTGGGCAGTCGAGGAGGAAAAGCAGGAGAATGTGCGGATCTGTGGTTTCAAGGACCGTCCTGGTTACCATACCCAGAGAATTGGCCGTCAGACATCGTTACTAGCCCAAGCAAAGAAACTCAAGCTGAGGCAAAAGTGATCAAGGAAGTTCTCGCCGTGGCAATAGCAGACGACAAAGAACTTGACCAGTTATTACAGAAGTGGGATCTTTGGAGGGCGGTTCGAATTTGTTCATGGATAACACGGTTTATCCAAAACTGCAAGTTGAAACATCAACAGAAGATCAGCGGTCCTCTCAACACTGCGGAGATAAACCGTCGGATAGAGTTCTGGGTGCGAGATACTCAAGTCAGATGCCTGAATACAGCCAGTTTCAAAGAAGATCAGCTGCGATTAAACCTTCAGAAGAACGAAGACGGTTTATATGAATGCAGGGGCCGCATTCAAGGAGATTATCCAATCTACTTACCCGAAAGTGCACTGTTCACCAAGAAGCTGGTCATGCACTTGCACACCCAAACCTTGCACGGGGGAGTCGGCATGACGATGGCGAAGGTTCGAGAGAAGTACTGGGTGCCACGGTTACCACGTTTAACGAAGCAAGTGATTAGGGGCTGTCATGGCTGCAAAAGATTTCAAGTGGCGGCACTCCCAAATCCACCAACAGGCAACTTGCCGAAGGAAAGAACAGCTGGATCAGTACCATTCAAGTTCATTGGAGTGGATTTTGCTGGACCAATTAAGTACCTCAGCAAGACCAAAAAGGAAATGAAGGCTTACATTGTTCTTTACGCCTGTAGTCTCACCCGAGCGGTCTACCTGGACCTGTTACCAAGCCAGAGCACTGATGAGTTCCTAAGCAGCTTAAAACGATTTATATCAAGAAGAGGGCGCCCCGAAAAGATCTTTTCAGACAATGGGAAAACCTTTGTGGCAGCAGCGAAGTGGCTGAGGAACGTTATGAAGGATGAAAGGTTGAACGACTTCCTCGCCAGACAAGAAATAACTTGGCAATTCAACCTCAGTCGAGCCCCATGGTGGGGGGGACAATTTGAGAGATTGATCGGCGTAGTGAAGCAGAGTCTCTACAAGTCCATTGGTAATGGGAACCTCAGATGGCACGAACTTGAAGAGGTCATCTTAGATGTGGAGAGAATTGTTAACGACAGACCCCTCGATTATGTGGAGGACGACGTCCAAATGCCGATACTGACCCCCAGCGTTATGCTCTTCGGCCAACCAAATCAACTCCCAGAGGAAGACCCGAGCAACATGGAGGATGACAGCCTCAGAAAACGAGCCAAGTACCTGCGAAGGTGCAAGGAGGTGCTGTGGTTGAGATGGAAAAACGAGTACCTCAAGTCCCTCAGAGAGCGCCACAACCTTAACCAGAAAACCAAAGAAACAGCCTTGACTCCGGGAGACGTTGTACTTATCAAGGGTGAAGAAAGAAATCGAGGATTGTGGAGGATCGGTGTAGTGGACAAGTTAATCCCTGGTAGAGACGGGATAGTGAGAGCAGTGCGACTGAGGGCTGGAAAATCTTTCCTGGAACGACCAGTTCAACATCTCTATCCGCTTGAGCTGTCCTGTGACAGAAACACCCAAGAGGGGACTGCTAGATTGAATGCTCGAGCTTCAGAGTTCCAACCTAGACGTGCTGCAGTCAGTGCCCGTCAGCGCATAGCTGCGATAGCAGAAGATGAACTAAATGAGAACTGA